The DNA sequence TTTTTTACAAGCAATCTCAGGAAAACGGGAACAAAAAAAGAAAGGATAGATTTGTTTGTTAGCCCTCTACTTTTTTCTGAGGACGAGAATAGTGACAACGAAGCCTATAGCGATAACAACGATGATTGCTGCGATTCCGGGTAGCAGGTACATGTCAGCTGCGTTTGCTGGTGCTTGCGTTGCTGGTGGCTGTGTCGGCGCTGCGGGGTCAACTGCAAAGCCTGTCTCTGCGTACGCTGGCCAGTAGCCGTTGGTGCCCTGGAAGCTTGCGATAACGGTGTATGCTCCTTCTATGTCGGGCGTCCATGGTAGTAGGTATGTGCCGCTTGCATCGGTTTTTGCTGTTCCAATGTTTCGGTAGTTCCCATTGGCATCAATGACATCGATTACCACATCGACACCTGTGAAGTTCGTCGGCAACGGTTTTTGCTGGTAGATATAGCTCATCCAATCAGTCATACTCTCATCCGATACGACTGGAACGCCATGTGGGAAGCGTGCTGCTTGCTCATCCTGTTGTGTGCCTGCGGAGATGTCGGTGACTGTGCCTTTAATTACGAGACCAGAGCCGAGGGCAACATTTGCCAATGGTGCATCCACTGTTAGGGCACTTGGGCCTCTGCCTAAAGTGTAGATTTGGTTGTCGTAGCCGTTGAAGTAGTTGCAGTAGCCATCTGCGATGGCATAGCTGTAGGAGTGGAATTCACCAGTGTAAGCTGAAAGCTGCCAAAGTTCGGAGCCGTCAGTTGCATTGATTGCTCTGACTGTTGCGCCTTTGTAGATGGGTGTGTTGACGGTGTGTTCGGTGGTGACAGTGTAGATGACGCCGTTTCCGATAGCATTAATCGCCATTGGATAGTTGCCTGGGACTGCAAAGCCACTGTTGGTGCTGTTGCCTTCGCCTCCGTTACCATAAGTCCACAGTAAGTCGCCGGTGAATTCGTCGTAACAATAGACTATGCCAGAGAATTCTGAGCTATAGACTTTGCCGTATGCTATGGAGCAGACGCGGTCTTCAATGCCGGGGATGCCGTAATAGTCCAGTGCTGCTTGAGAGTCTGTTGGACCCCACATCTTCTTGCCAGTGTCAAGGTTGTATGCGTTCCACTGCATTGTTTCTTTGTATCCTTCCAGGAAAACGCGCCCGATGGGGTCAGCCCCGCTTTGTACAACGGTGATGTTGCCAGATGGCGGTTGGATTGTGTTCTGCCATAGGATAGAACCAACAGTGCCCTTTGAGGAGTTTAGGTTAACAGCGAAGTAGGTGAAAGGTGTCCAGCTAGTCATAGAGGGTAAGGTGCCATTGTAGCAAAGCATTACGTCTTCAGGCCATGCAGCAACTACTGTAGTTTGCGTCATTGTGCTGCGCCAAGTTATAGGAATGTCGTAGTCATAGCGTGCGGGGGAGCTTGCGTTTACTGTGCCAGTGTTTGGGTTAATGTCAATTGCGGGTGTGATGCCGAAGCCAGATCCCAGGCTCTTAAAGCCAACGCCAGTCCACATGTTAGTTGAATTCCACTGCATTAATCGCCAGTTCGGCTCGCTTGTTGTGCCTGCATTGGTTATTACATAGCGTATTATTTCGCCGTTTGGACCCATCGCTGATGTAACTGCGTTTGGAAGCTGTGTAACATTGAATAACAATAGACCTGTGTCTGCATCATATGCCTGCGCAAAGTTGGCTGTAAAGAGAATTGCCGGTAGGACACCGTGCTGCTGGGGGTCTTGTAGGTCATAGATCAATGCGAAGGACAACGCTGGAATGTTCTTGGACCATATGAGTTTACCCGTGTGTAAATCAACGCAGTTAGTCGCGCCATAGCTAGCACCGCCAAGCATTGAGAATTCCGAATTGATTCCCTTGGGATCAGTGTAGTAGAGTTTCCCGTTAACGATTATGGGGTTGGTGTATCGGGGGATGTATGCTGAACCATCAAAGTAGGTGTCGCCAATGATTTCAAAGTCGTCTCCGCCCACTACACCACCGTTCTGGAGGGGTTTAGTCCACATAACGTGTGACGTTAATGAGCCGACGCCGTCAGGTAGAAAACGCGAACTGTATACTCCGAACATGTTGTTTATCTTAGGCGAGCCGTTACCAAGCCAGTTGGATGAAACTGTATACCAATAAGGATTTTCGCCGTAGATTGGTCGTGTCCAGTATTCAGATGGAAGCGGGTAACTATCTGGATAAGATGCGATTGGTTCTTCTTGGACGATGAGAAGAGTTGTTGCCCTGCTGGCTAGGTAGGTGTCATTTACATAATCGCCACTAGTACCTGCATAATTTTGCCCTGGAAAGTTGAAGGTTAAGTTGTAGGTGCCGGTCTGCGTTGGAGTAAATGAGAAACCTTGGCTGGAGGTTGTGTCTTCGATTGTGGCAAATGTTTCAGTTGTCACTTCGCCGTTTGGCGCAGTGATTGTTAATTGATAGTCATGGAATCGGATGTCGTTTCCGATAGCTGAGCCGGTTTGCACTTTATCGAGCCACATGTAGATGTATGCTGCTTGGTTGACGCCGATTGGGTTAGGTACTGCCTGGATGTAAGCGTAGGTTGGTATTTGCCAACCTGGGGTATGTGCTGTGGTGCTTGGTAGAAGTACCATTGAGGCACCCATTGAGATTATCAGGAATGTCGCTAGAAAAATGGCGTATGTTTTGGTGTTTGAAGATTTCATTTTGTTTTTTCTCCTTTAATTGTAAGCTCTTTCTTGCTTGCTTTTAGTATTTAACATTTTCCTAGAATACAGTAAAAAATCGGAAAAAGTAGTTATTAGCAGTTTGATGATAATCGTTTTTTACGAAATTTTGATTTGTAAATACGAAAGAAAAAAGCGAAGCGATTAATATAGTACCGCTCAAAATATCTCATGAGATGTCATCAAGTATAGACCTAATCGACGCAGCCATCCTAAAAGAACTCCTCATCGATGGACGCCAGAGTTTCACCCAGATTGCGATTAAAAACGGCACAACGAAAGAGGTCATTGCCAATCGATACAAAAAACTAAATAAAAACGGAGTTATAGTGGGCTCAACAGTACAAACAAGCCCTGTTTGTTCTGGAAACCAATTTGTCGCTGACTTCTTTACCGTCACGAACTTTCAGAATCTAAATCAACTAATGAACCTTGCATCAAAAATCCCCAACGTAATTGCTGCGATACCAATTAGAATAAAACGTACCATCATTGTGATCGCTGCCCTGAAGGATATGCAGCAGTTAGAGGCTGTTAGGGGGCAGCTTAAGAAATTGCCTTTGGTTGAAGATATTGATGTTAGAATCATAATGGGGGTGAGAACCATGCCGCACAACCTTTCAGTACTATCAGCCATTAAGGCACCCGAGGTTAAATTTAGGCGTACTGCGGAAACCGATATAGACGAATTGGACACACGAATTGTAAATAAGCTTCTAGTTGACTGTAGGGTGCCGTTTTACAAGATTGCCAAAGAGTTTGGTGTTTCAACCGACACAATAACCCGGAGGTACCAGCGGCTAAAACGCAACTGGCTCATTAAGCCGATCATTCAAATTAACGCTACTAAAATTGGTTATTTTGCCTTCGCAACGTTTAATCTATCGGTTTCAGAAAAAAACATGCAGGAAGCTATCGATCTCGTAACACACATTGAGAACGTTAACTTACTTGAGAAAACAAGTGGAAAATTTGACCTCTACTTTACTTTAATGATTAAAGACATTGAACAATTCACAACTGTGCAGGAGAAAATTGTGAATCTACCGGGCTTAACCAACCTAGAAGTGTACGTTATGAAGATGTTTGAAATTTGGCCGCCGGTTGGGGAGCTCATTTCGAACTTCTGACCTCTACTGGCTAGATGAAACACGGCCGTGTACACCATCCTTAGCGAGAGAGAATCGTTATTCTAAAAAGCTTCAATTTTGCTTGATTGCTACATCCCGACTATCTTGTACTTCGAATTGGATCCGGTGCAAAAGGGCAAGCGTTAGACTTTCCCGGAAGAAAAGGCGGCTTCTATTAAATAGTAAAATACCCTGTTTTAACTGCTATACGCAAAAGAGGTGGTGGCGCCGCCGAAAGGACTCGAACCTTTGACCTACTGATTAACAGTCAGTTGCACTACCGGGCTGTGCAACGGCGGCAAACCATCGGTGCTTCTGCCACTTTCACATCAAAATAAGTATTTAAGCTTAGTCGTTGCATCGCAGAATTATGCCCTATTCTACTTGCCGTACTTTGTGTTTTGCAATCGCCGAGAAGCCCTTGTAGAATTCCTTCATGATGCTCTGGTACCATTTGCCTTGGAAGGACATGTCGATGAGGCTGTCGACCCAGCGGAAATCATGTTCTGCGCATTGAATTAGCAGCTGCTTGTGGCGTTCGCCAAGTTGGGTTTTGTTAAACCAGTCTCTGGATTTAAGGTGCCCCAGCGGAACAAAGAACAGCGGCACGATGAGGCTGCGCATCTCCTTGAGGTCGTCGACCAGATCCATTGTTTGGGTAATGTCCTCCTCGGTTTCCTCGGGTAACCCCACGATGAGGGTGCATGCTGGAACCAGCTTGTTATCATGCATCAACCCCATACCATCCACGACCACGTCATGCCAGTTGTCAGCGCTAAACGGATGCGCTTTTGCAGGCATAATTTTCTTCGCGACCTTTGCTGAGCCGGTTTCGATGCCGATTTCTGCGCCCCACCAAGCTTGCTTTTGTAGAATAATTTGGGAGATTTGATTAAAAAGCTTAGGTGCTGCTGCGACGGCGGCGAGGGAGCAGTGGCTCCAGCTTATGCTTTCAATGGGTGCCATCACGGTCTGGTGGAGTTTTAGTAGTTTCTCCGGGTTGGGTATGGTGTCTTTTGAGCCGTATAACATGACGTCTTCGGCGTGGAGGCAGGCGCCTTTCACTCTGCCCGAGGATAGGTTAACGGTTAATTCATGCTGGATTTTCTCGATGGGGTACCATCTTAATGGACGTAGGGTAACGTTGCAGAATTGGCAGCCTCTACAGCAGCCGCGGCCGATTTCAAGCAATCCGTTGATGGATGGCCCCACAATATCTGGGATTTCCTCAACAGTAGGCACTTCTCCAAAGTTCACTTCGTAGTGGCGGGGTAATTCCTGCCCCTCCAGCGCAGCGCGGAAAAGTTTACCGATGACGTTTTCGCCTTCGCCCTCCACAACGCAGTCTATGCCTAACTCTTTGATGGCTTTTTCTCTGTACTTAAACTGCCAGGCGCCGGGTCCGCCGACGATGATTTTTAAGCCGTTCTGTTTAGCCTGCTGTATCTCTTGGCTTGTCAGCATGGCATGGAAGTACTTGGCTAGGTAGGGTTCTTTTTTAAATAGGGCTGCCAAGGTGGTGGATGCGGGGCCCAGGCCAAAGGGATCCATGGCGTGTATGCCTAGCACTTTGGCGTCTTTGAGTTTATATTTCAGGTGGTTGGGGCTTACTGTGTCGACGTTAAAACCCTCTTTTATTAGCTGCGCTTCGGTTTTCCGCAGTCCATAGGGCACCGTTTCGGGGTTTTCGCTGGTGACGTCAAGCGGTGGAAAAAACAGGTAACTGTAGAGCCATTCGGGGATGAAGTTTGGGGGTGCGCAGGTGCCGAAGCCGAGGAATTCGTTATGGTGGTAATTACTCATTAGGGTTCGGTCGGCGGTTAAAATTATGTCAGCCTGCTTTTGATATTCCATAAGCTTGCCTCCTCTAACTGCACTTTTTAGAGGAAAATCTAGTCATTCAAAGAGGGATATAACTTTATTGCTTGCTCGCTATGTAACAACTTCTCTGCGTATAAATAGGCAGACTTTCAGGTTTAGGGACAAGTTACCCTGAAGCTAACAGTATCTATGTCAAAGCGCAAGCTAGGAAATTTTACATTAACGGAGATGTTTTTGCGTTTTGACTAGAAAAATGTATATCAAGGGATTCGTCATTTTTACTGAGACACACTTTAGAGAAGGGACTGCTTTGAACACAATGGTAGAGTTTAGATGGCACGGTAGAGGCGGTCAGGGCGCTTGGACGGCCAGTGAACTTTTGGCCAGAACTGCCCTCGACGAAGGCAAATATATTCAGTCGTTCCCCGAGTTCGGTCCTGAACGGATGGGGGCGCCTGTGACTGCGTTTACCCGAATCAGCACACAACCAATACGGTTGCACTGCGCAATCTATGACCCCGACGTTGTCGTGGTACTGGACAACACGCTTTTGAAAACGGTACCTGTAACGGCCGGATTAAACCGCGATGACGATTGTCTAATCATAAACTCAAGTGAAGACCCCCGAGAATTAAAGGAGCACCTGCGGGTTGTGAAAGGCAAAGTATGGACTGTTCCCGCAACCGAAATTGCCCTAAAGATTCTGGGAGCACCGATAACCAACACTGCCCTGCTGGGAGCAGTTGCCAAAGCCACCGATATAGTGAGTCTCTCCGGCATCGAGAAGACACTGGGGGGTCGTTTCCGCAAGGATTTGGCAGAGAAGAACTTTGCCGTTATCCAGGAAGCATACAAGGAGGCAAAATCCAGTGAGTAAAGAGAAAGGTTGGAAGGAAATCGCGTTGGCAGGCGTCTGCCCTAAATCCAGCATCGGATTCATGACAGGCGACTGGAAAACATTCATGCCTATACGAGACCTCGAAAAATGCAGCGTCTGCTTGACCTGCGTGATGATGTGCCCCGAAGGAGCAATTCGGCATCGTCCCGAGGCGGGTAAGGTAGAGTTTGATATGACCTTCTGCAAGGGCTGCGGCATATGCGCTAACGTCTGCCCCACGAAGGCAATAACCATGAAAATAGAGGAGGAAGAATAGTTGGCACAGCAAACTAAGCAGGAAACAATGGCTCTTAACGGCGACGAAGCAGTAGCCCATGCAGCTAAACAATGTAACGTCGATGTCGTCGCAGCCTACCCCATTACTCCCCAGACCATTATGGTTGAGAAATTCAGCGAATACGTCGCCAACGGCGAAGTCCAAACGCAATTCGTCTGCACCGAATCCGAACACAGCGCCATGACCGCATGCATCGCTGCCGCAGCGACGGGTGTACGCACCTTCACGGCAAGCGCCTCAGCTGGGTTGGCTTTGATGAATGAAATGCTCTTTGTCGCCTCAGGCTGCCGCACACCCATTGTTATGGCGATTGCAAACCGCGCGTTATCTGCGCCGCTCAACATTCACGGCGACCAATCTGACAGCATGGCGGCACGTGACAGCGGCTGGATGCATGTTTACGTTGAGAACGCACAGGAAGCCTACGACTCCATCATTCAAGCCTTCAAGATTGCCGAGGACCTTGATGTGTCTTTGCCGATGCTTGTGGGTTTAGACGGCTTCACTTTGAGTCACTCGCTGGAAAACGTCAACGTCTTGCCGGACGATGTGGTTGCCAAATTCGTTGGAGACCGGCAACTGCCCAAGGTGTTGACCCACGAGGGGAAAACTGTGCCGTTTAAGCTTGACCCCGCCAACCCCATGACTATGGGGCCCGTTGCGTTCCAGAACTACTATTTCGAGTTCAAGCGGCAACAGGAAGAAGGCATGGCGAACGCGCTCAAGAAGATCCGACAAGTCCACGATGAATACGCTAAGCTCAGCGGACGAAGCTACGGCAACGGGCTAGTTGACCGCTACCGCCTCGACGACGCCGAAGTCATCGTTGTCTGTGTTGGCTCAACCGCAGGCACCCTTAAAGTCATCGTGGATGAACTTCGCGGCGAAGGCATCAAAGCTGGATTGCTGCGGCTACGCACTTTCCGTCCGCTGCCTGTTGAGGAACTGCAGAATGCACTAAAGAACGCTAAAGCCATCGCCGTTATGGATAAAAGCATGAGTTTCGGTGGATTCGGAGGCGCAGTTTTCCATGAAGTCCGCCATGTACTCTACGACACCGGCGCACGGATGCCCGTCGTTAACTTCATCTATGGCCTTGGCGGCAGAGACTACAGCACCCGTGAACTCCGCAAAGTCTTCGAGTACCTAACCACCATTGCAAAGTCAGGTAATGCCGAAACCAAAGTGCATTATCTGGGACTCAGGGAGTAAGGAGGAAAAAAACCATGACTACACAAGAATGGAAATTCACCGCAAAAGACATCGCGGCAAAACCCGACCTGTTCCTTTCTGGTCACCGGGCCTGCGCAGGCTGCGGACCTGCTTCTGCACTGCGTCTGGTCATGAAAGCCACCCGTGGACCAACCATCGTCACTCAAGCAACCGGCTGCATGGAGGTTGTCTCCTCGATTTACCCCTACACTTCATGGGCTGTTCCCTGGCTGCACACTGCATTCGAGAACGCTGCGGCGAACGCCTCAGGCATCGCGGCGGCGCTTAAAGCCCTCGAGCAGAAGGGCCAACTCAAAGAGCATGTTGACGTCATCGCCATCGCCGGCGACGGCGGCACCTTTGACATCGGATTGCAGGCTCTCTCAGGCGCTGTGGAGCGGGGACATGACTTCCTTTTTGTACTCTACGATAACGAAGGCTACATGAACACTGGCATCCAGCGCAGCGGCGGCACCCCCACGGGCGCAGCCACCACCACAACCCCCGCGGGCAAAGTGATACCTGGCAAACTGGAAAAGAAAAAACCCATCGCTGAAATCATGCTGGCGCACGAAATGGAATACGTTGCTACAGCCTCGCCTTACTACTGGAAGGATATGCTGACAAAAATCCGCAAGGGCCTAGAAGTGGAGGG is a window from the Candidatus Bathyarchaeota archaeon genome containing:
- a CDS encoding PQQ-binding-like beta-propeller repeat protein; this encodes MVLLPSTTAHTPGWQIPTYAYIQAVPNPIGVNQAAYIYMWLDKVQTGSAIGNDIRFHDYQLTITAPNGEVTTETFATIEDTTSSQGFSFTPTQTGTYNLTFNFPGQNYAGTSGDYVNDTYLASRATTLLIVQEEPIASYPDSYPLPSEYWTRPIYGENPYWYTVSSNWLGNGSPKINNMFGVYSSRFLPDGVGSLTSHVMWTKPLQNGGVVGGDDFEIIGDTYFDGSAYIPRYTNPIIVNGKLYYTDPKGINSEFSMLGGASYGATNCVDLHTGKLIWSKNIPALSFALIYDLQDPQQHGVLPAILFTANFAQAYDADTGLLLFNVTQLPNAVTSAMGPNGEIIRYVITNAGTTSEPNWRLMQWNSTNMWTGVGFKSLGSGFGITPAIDINPNTGTVNASSPARYDYDIPITWRSTMTQTTVVAAWPEDVMLCYNGTLPSMTSWTPFTYFAVNLNSSKGTVGSILWQNTIQPPSGNITVVQSGADPIGRVFLEGYKETMQWNAYNLDTGKKMWGPTDSQAALDYYGIPGIEDRVCSIAYGKVYSSEFSGIVYCYDEFTGDLLWTYGNGGEGNSTNSGFAVPGNYPMAINAIGNGVIYTVTTEHTVNTPIYKGATVRAINATDGSELWQLSAYTGEFHSYSYAIADGYCNYFNGYDNQIYTLGRGPSALTVDAPLANVALGSGLVIKGTVTDISAGTQQDEQAARFPHGVPVVSDESMTDWMSYIYQQKPLPTNFTGVDVVIDVIDANGNYRNIGTAKTDASGTYLLPWTPDIEGAYTVIASFQGTNGYWPAYAETGFAVDPAAPTQPPATQAPANAADMYLLPGIAAIIVVIAIGFVVTILVLRKK
- a CDS encoding Lrp/AsnC family transcriptional regulator translates to MSSSIDLIDAAILKELLIDGRQSFTQIAIKNGTTKEVIANRYKKLNKNGVIVGSTVQTSPVCSGNQFVADFFTVTNFQNLNQLMNLASKIPNVIAAIPIRIKRTIIVIAALKDMQQLEAVRGQLKKLPLVEDIDVRIIMGVRTMPHNLSVLSAIKAPEVKFRRTAETDIDELDTRIVNKLLVDCRVPFYKIAKEFGVSTDTITRRYQRLKRNWLIKPIIQINATKIGYFAFATFNLSVSEKNMQEAIDLVTHIENVNLLEKTSGKFDLYFTLMIKDIEQFTTVQEKIVNLPGLTNLEVYVMKMFEIWPPVGELISNF
- a CDS encoding B12-binding domain-containing radical SAM protein: MEYQKQADIILTADRTLMSNYHHNEFLGFGTCAPPNFIPEWLYSYLFFPPLDVTSENPETVPYGLRKTEAQLIKEGFNVDTVSPNHLKYKLKDAKVLGIHAMDPFGLGPASTTLAALFKKEPYLAKYFHAMLTSQEIQQAKQNGLKIIVGGPGAWQFKYREKAIKELGIDCVVEGEGENVIGKLFRAALEGQELPRHYEVNFGEVPTVEEIPDIVGPSINGLLEIGRGCCRGCQFCNVTLRPLRWYPIEKIQHELTVNLSSGRVKGACLHAEDVMLYGSKDTIPNPEKLLKLHQTVMAPIESISWSHCSLAAVAAAPKLFNQISQIILQKQAWWGAEIGIETGSAKVAKKIMPAKAHPFSADNWHDVVVDGMGLMHDNKLVPACTLIVGLPEETEEDITQTMDLVDDLKEMRSLIVPLFFVPLGHLKSRDWFNKTQLGERHKQLLIQCAEHDFRWVDSLIDMSFQGKWYQSIMKEFYKGFSAIAKHKVRQVE
- a CDS encoding 2-oxoacid:acceptor oxidoreductase family protein, with the protein product MVEFRWHGRGGQGAWTASELLARTALDEGKYIQSFPEFGPERMGAPVTAFTRISTQPIRLHCAIYDPDVVVVLDNTLLKTVPVTAGLNRDDDCLIINSSEDPRELKEHLRVVKGKVWTVPATEIALKILGAPITNTALLGAVAKATDIVSLSGIEKTLGGRFRKDLAEKNFAVIQEAYKEAKSSE
- a CDS encoding 4Fe-4S binding protein, with protein sequence MSKEKGWKEIALAGVCPKSSIGFMTGDWKTFMPIRDLEKCSVCLTCVMMCPEGAIRHRPEAGKVEFDMTFCKGCGICANVCPTKAITMKIEEEE
- the porA gene encoding pyruvate ferredoxin oxidoreductase, whose translation is MALNGDEAVAHAAKQCNVDVVAAYPITPQTIMVEKFSEYVANGEVQTQFVCTESEHSAMTACIAAAATGVRTFTASASAGLALMNEMLFVASGCRTPIVMAIANRALSAPLNIHGDQSDSMAARDSGWMHVYVENAQEAYDSIIQAFKIAEDLDVSLPMLVGLDGFTLSHSLENVNVLPDDVVAKFVGDRQLPKVLTHEGKTVPFKLDPANPMTMGPVAFQNYYFEFKRQQEEGMANALKKIRQVHDEYAKLSGRSYGNGLVDRYRLDDAEVIVVCVGSTAGTLKVIVDELRGEGIKAGLLRLRTFRPLPVEELQNALKNAKAIAVMDKSMSFGGFGGAVFHEVRHVLYDTGARMPVVNFIYGLGGRDYSTRELRKVFEYLTTIAKSGNAETKVHYLGLRE
- a CDS encoding thiamine pyrophosphate-dependent enzyme, encoding MTTQEWKFTAKDIAAKPDLFLSGHRACAGCGPASALRLVMKATRGPTIVTQATGCMEVVSSIYPYTSWAVPWLHTAFENAAANASGIAAALKALEQKGQLKEHVDVIAIAGDGGTFDIGLQALSGAVERGHDFLFVLYDNEGYMNTGIQRSGGTPTGAATTTTPAGKVIPGKLEKKKPIAEIMLAHEMEYVATASPYYWKDMLTKIRKGLEVEGPAFVHLFAPCPRGWRSDPAKTMEYAKLAVESCVFPLWEAVNGKRQLSIPSKVISMAPQKKRPVKDYLEGQGRFRHLFTPQFSHVLQEIQQVTDERWAKLLQKCDGSVP